The Topomyia yanbarensis strain Yona2022 chromosome 3, ASM3024719v1, whole genome shotgun sequence nucleotide sequence CTTatgccgtttttgcttgaagcgaaactgagtcaggttctaaccccaactgctgtcaaaacgtatgaactgacagcggttggggttagaacctggctCAGTTTCGGGTTCAAACGAAAACACCATTAGATTGcctaataattttatttattaaatgcAATCGACTATTCGATTTTCTTTTTTCGTCTGTCATCAAAATATTAACGCATCAAAAGTGTacataattttaacaaaattttctatCGTTAAATAGcaaattgaaacaaatttgCAAAACTTAAAACGCAGTATTctccagccccctgtcaaggacgacgtctctgtacagccaaacattgattttgaaccgaatgattagaagctgtatttagttacaaaatgtcgattttctgaatgatatgatattaaatcatctcACAAGATGCAacacgtcgtgtggaatgcttgaatatcgagcatagtgccgaacataattctttgtttggggctttatagctataacgccccatatatgtcggtcgctgtcaaactccatatgatggtatagggttgccaggaggcTGGTATTCTCACTTGGTTTATTGgccgtttaaaaaaaatacccGATAATTACACAACCAAGAAAAAAAACAGGAATTTTGCCACCTTTCTATTTATCGTATGGGGTTCGCTCACCGCTGAACCGAAATAACGGAAAAAGttcatttaaatatttacaGTTTTGTTATTGCAATTCATCAATACGATTCTGCGTCTGGAACTGGCAAGATTCTAAATTTATTATAGATAATCCAAAACTTCAATAACCTATTGGTAATTCACAGATGAATATACTTCACTATGTCAGCTTGTAACGAGTACGTGGTAGAACAGATAATAGACAAGCGAGTTCGCCGGGGTAAGGCTCAATATCTGATCAAATGGAAGGATTGCGATCCTTCGGAAAATACTTGGGAACCGGAGGATAATCTTAATTGTGGAGACCTTCTCGAGCTTTTCCAGCAAGAGCAACTGAAAAAGCCCCCGAAGAAGACAACTTCAAGGCGTAAGGGTCCAGTTTTGTCCACTGACCAAAATGCGAACCTTGGAACGATCGAAAATGTTGAGAAGAATCCCGGCAATAGTGCTGATGGTGTGGCAAAGCAAACGAAGAAAAGGCGAGATAAGAAAGAGCAAAGAACCTCTGCGGTTGCGGAAACGCCAATGGAAGTGGATTCCTCTAACAGAGATGGGTTTGCGAAAGGTTTCGTCGCGGACAGTATTCTTGGCATTACTATGGAAAATGGTCAGCTGTTTTTCTTGATCAAATGGATAGGCGTCGACGAAGTAGAGATGGTACCTTCAAAGGTTGCTCGCTTGCACATTCCGACTAAAGTCATTGATTTCTACGAAGATCGAATCATTTGGAACTCCAAGGAGGGATCGTAGAGACATGTTCTGCATAATCCTTTTTTatcatttgtcattttttatgGAAATGTTTGAATTGattaacacatttatttcatTAGTAATAAAATCGTTACATGAACTGAAAACTTAAACTTGCCATTTTTTACTTAAACTTTATAAACTAACCCGACCTCTTGTTTGCCGGATGATAATTTACTAAAAATCGTATATGATATTCTGTTATGAAGTCGAATTTCGGAGCTGTTTGCAGGTTTAATGAGTTTGATGACTAATGTAGACGCCAAAATGATTCTTTTCGTATCAGTTTGATTTTCTTATTGTGAATAGAAGGAAAATTTCGCAGCAaacaaaacatgaaaaagaaTACTTTTAACCAAAGAACATTTCATATTTAGTGAAACGATTTATTTACACTATACATATTGGTCTAACTTGAGTTGCATAACAGTTTCTACCTACTTATACTctgaatagttttctgtttttatCAATTCTAAATGTTGCCCTATTTCTTCGTCACATTATTACTAATATTGTACAACCTGTTTTGTGTGTCCCACAGTTTAGTGTACAAACCCTCGTTACGCAGAAGTTCTTCGTGGGTACCTCGTTGCGCGATGCGTCCATTTTCCAGAACCAAGATTTCATCAGCATCCATTACGGTAGATAAACGATGAGCAATGCAAATACTGGTTCTATGTTCAGTTGCACGAGCCAATGCTTTCAGGATATTCTGTAATAGATATGAGTTTATGATtgggaaaaaaatcagtttgttgTTGACTTACATGTTCGGTTATCGAATCTAAACTGCTCGTTGCTTCGTCGAAGATCAATATGGGGGAGTTTTTCAAGATTGCTCTTGCAATAGCTACCCGTTGCTTTTCACCACCGGATAGCTTAAGACCCCGCTCACCTACTTGTGTTTCATACTGCTTTGGCCAGCTTTGGATTGAATCGTGTAAATCGGCCATTCGGGCAGCATGCTCCATTTCTTCCCTGCTTTTGGTTAAATCTCCGTAGTGGATGTTGTGTCGAATTGTGTCATGAAATAGAACTGAATCTTGTGGAACAATGGCAATTGACTTTCGCAGACTTAGGAGGTCCACTTCTCTAATATCTTGCCCGTTAATCAAAATCTGTCCCGAATTTGGTTCGAAGAATCTGTACAATAAGCGTACCATCGAAGATTTTCCAGATCCTGATCCTCCAACAATGGCAATCTTTTTACCAGCAGCTATTGAGAAACTAAGATTATCAAAAATGGGATTACTGTGCTTGTACTTAAAGCAGACATCTTTGAACTCAATCGAAGCCGTTTCCCGTTGAACTTGCAATGGTGGAGCATTCTCTTTGGTTTGAATAGCACTTTCTACTCCCATTAGAGTGAACATTGTCCTCATATCAAGCAGAGCTTGTCTGACCTCTCGGTACACACTACCAAGAAACCCCAGTGGGATTGACAATTGGAATAACAGACCATTAACCATTACTAAATCTCCAACGGTCATACTTCCTTGCGCGATCTCATTCGCTGCCATCACCATGATAGCGCTTAACGCGACACTGAAAATGGCATTTTGACCAAAGTTCAGCCATGCTAAGCTGGTGCTTGTTTTCAAACTGGCTGCTTCGTACTTTTTCAGCACGTCGTCATAGCGCTGTGCTTCGTACAGTTCATTGTTAAAATACTTTACTGTCTCGTAGTTGATCAACGAATCGACTGCCTTATTGCCGGCTTCGTTCTCTGCTTGATTCATGTACACCCGGAACTTGGTTCTCCATTGAGTAACCACCAAAGTGTAGGCACTATATACACCTACGCAACCCATCGAAAGACCGGCATATGCTAGGCCACATTTTAGACCAAGAATGCTGGAAACCAGTGCAAGCTCGAAGAATGTAGGCACGACGTTAAACACCatcgctgtcagcacgaagttgATACCGCGAGATCCACGATCGATTGTCTATGATGATCAATATTAGCTGGACGTTCTACTAAAAAGTGGCAACGATTTACCTTGGAAAGAGCACCAGTTTGCTTGCTCAGGTGAAACTGCAGATCCAAGTTATGCAGATGAAGAAACACGTTGGTGGCGATTTTCCTGATGGAGTGTTGAGCAACTCTGGCAAAGACAGCATTCCGCAGTTCGTTGAAACCTGCAGCTCCAGCTCGGGCAATTCCATCTGCAAAATAATAGAAAGTTAGCCAACGGATAGGCCACATCAATATGAATAGGGGTGAAAAAACCATACATCCTAACAAGACTGCTATCGTCATTGAGGCGGCTGCTTGTGGAACTGTATCCATGCTGAGCGTGCTCAGGTTATCCACTCCCATTTTGAACATGAAAGGCACACACACGTTCAGCACTTTGGCACCACCGAGAAGTCCTAACGAGATAAGTACCCTGGAAGGGAGCATTATGAAAAGTTTTCAATTAGAATTTCTATCAGATCAGTATTTAGTTAGTTATACTACAATAAGCAGTATAATACACAAATACTTAGTAAGGATTGAAAAAGATCTTCGAGTTGATACATTTATCTTTTTCAGTTAGGATTAATTTTACGATCAGAAATTCGTTACAATAGATTACATGACACTAACCTTTTCCGAACAAGTGCGTCGTCCTTCGGCCAAATGTACATCGCCATCGCTCGTATCATATCGGTCGCGGTTATTTCCGGTCCATCGTAGCTGCCAATGTTTTCCCCGGACGCCGGATGATGCCCTAGATGGAAACAAGGTCGTATTGTTTGTTTTTGCGGAGAGCCAAAGGGAACTTGAAAGGTCTTCTGCCTatgatgttgttgttgttgttgttgctgcctCTTCTGCTGTTCGTTTTGCGGAGATAAGGCTTGAACACCTGCAGGAAGTGGACCGGCACCGCGGAAGCTGTTGACGGCAGAGCAATGGAATGCCGTAGCTAGCGGTACAAGTGGACAACTATGGGGACCTATATAGACAGTGGTGGTCGGAACGTGGAATCAGCTTGACTTGAAAGAGTGCTGATAAACAGAATAGAACTAATAGCAGAGATTGGAAAGATTTGGGATTTGGTGAGCAACAAGCTTTGGTGTGAGTAGTCCGAATTGATGTGGGAAATGGGAAAAAGCaagcaacaaacaacaaactgGAAAACAAACGGTTTTTATCTACAAGTTTTAGTTCTAGGTACTACATATTCTACCGACTAACAGATGTTAGAAATTATCCTTTGGTTTTTTTAACAACACAACTACAGATAACACCCAAGTCAAGTATATGAGTTGTATAATCACCAAAAGCCTATTCGATGGTATGGGCGAGCTGCGTTACAGAATTTGACTGAAATCTAAGATAAAGATTTCAAAAGGTACtggtagggttgccacccctcagggtttgacccggagactccggttttcaggagcgatctccgggcctccgggttttaaacaaatttctccgggtttggttggaagaagcataatttcatttttttggaattaattgatttttaacaaaatatttaaaaagtctaagttaactattactcagcttcagatttattttgcctgactaacccttcgtttttAGGTGGCGgagatgagttcaccaaatattgctgatttctttcacaaagcaatgaaaatgaaaaacaaatcaaatttactacaaattaagaaaagcaatatttcgctatatgctacaattgagATGTAGcatcccactaagtcgctcaaaatggtgtaaaaaggtattttgctgcaattttaccatATTGCTATTGCTACTCCTGCAGTGattcttaacccattcatgcccatgttgtttgtggactacaacgtttttaaacagctataacttttgattgaagcaagatttgctcacaaaaacaagtaaggctaattaatgtgactattgcctttcatttgagtattaacagttacaaggatcagctgtagaactgaagttattgcaattagtctgattggattccgacggagcagtgctgccagggacagtttacgttgatgacggaaaatgaatttttcatatatcttcgttatgttgcaatattattgaaaactgataaatcttatcaagTTAGAATGTCTttcgctacgttttccacgcaattagactattgtaaatattcttggagaattgCATTGGGCATcggaagataaaaattgagcagcttctaacactgcgaaggaagcacctatctttatgaaaaaaggcttttggtgtttcttgaccccaccgttttcaaggaaaaatagttttgaaactctacctgaactagaaaaaagttgggcatgaaagggttaactgttggctagggaggtgagttttgcccctttgttgcgacctcTGATGATAAATAACCGATaccacatagtgcttcccatgtgatgccgcagccctccctcctttgctctccttttcctgTAGTTATGCAgtagagcaatgctcgttcgactaaTGCTCCACAGttagagtagctggtgcttttgtattcttgacaatttacagctttactgtaacgtagtaataaaaaacgattaaagtgctctaaaatgccgaactatcgctttgattccaatttcccAGTGCCACTCAAAATCAACTACCccccaggtcagtgaaaatctccgggtcaaagcctcgtCAGAGGTGGCAAGCCTAGGTACTGATATGGCGGTGCTAGTGTTTTAGCGGGTATTCATTAAAATATTCACACAAGGTTTTTGTATCGCGGAAGTGCTTTCGGATCCTATATCAGGGGAATAAAACACGAACGATCACGAATAAAACACTACAATTATCAAACACATTAAAAACCGTAGAAGAGAGGAGGAAAAATCGGAAAGAAAAAGAcgaaaacaagaaacaagaccTTCGGTCACGACAAGAGAGGTATAGGAGAGACGCGCTAATCATCAAAGCAAACGATGGCGTGGCATACGCTGCTATCCTCAAAGGGGTAAGAGAGGATCCCAAGATGAAGAGCTGGGGGAAAACGTAATAAGAATCAGGCGCACTCAGAAAGGCGAGATGCTGTTCGAGATGAAGAAAGATCCATTGCTCAAGAACTCGACCTATCGGGAACTCGTGACAGAAGAGGGGGGAGGAGAAGCGAACGTGAGAGCTTTAGTTTAggaagcagtggtcgagtgcaggaatctggacgagatcacaacggaagacgaagtgtGGAGCATGCTAATAGAGCAATGTAGCCTGGAGAAAAAGCAGGTGTCAATCAGGTTGAGGAAGGCACATTGcagcttatgtcgaccggtaatATCAAAATCGGATAGTTGGTGTACTCGTTCCGCTAGCACACTCCGTAAAGACGGGCGGGAATCCATCTTCGAGGGAACATTGATGGATATCATGAATTGTCGAGTTAATGAGCCGTACACACATAGCGACCACGAGGCGATCCACTACATCATTGGTCAGCAGAATTGCATTGTAAcgcggagagtgaggactggcgaacTGGAAaacttcgacaaggacctttttgtgaagcacttcgtgctgactgTCTCGCTCCAATTGCGAATGCCTATGAGCGGCGTGTGACGCTGAAGAAAATGAAGCCGGGGAACTGTCGGCGTCCAGCCTATTGTAAGGTGACTTTCTGGGCGACCAGGATCGCTTTCAAACGTGAAATGATGTTGAGGAAGTCCAGCTACTACAAGGAACTGTACAGAGAATTAGAATTAACCCCTGGGAAACGCTAACTGTGTCGTGGTGTCCTAGATCAAGGTGCAACGACGCCAGCTAaaatgtgcgctgacaaactGAAGATCATCGTGGAggatcttttcccgaagcacgacccaaccgcatggttGCATACACCGTACGTCGATGCAGAcagtggaaatgctggtgagaATCGATACTTCAACGATGAGCAGCCTGAGGGCTGATGCCCTAGATGGCTATTTCCCCAACCAGAAGCTGATGTAGCTGCTAAGACCAGGAAAGCCACCAGGAGACCGTCTCGGCCTACATGTCTgttggatactcttggtaatcTTCTGGAAaaggtcatcctcaacaggctgacgaactacgctgaaagtgagaacggacaaTCGCAaaggcagttcggattccggaaagggatctcaacggtggacgccattcgcacagtcatcgcgagcgcggagaaagcattgaagcaaaagagaagaggtAATCGGTAATGCGCTGTGATaacgatcgacgtgaagaacgcgttcaacagcgcCAGTTGGGGACGATCGCAATAGCGCTGGACAGAATGCGAGCTCCGGGCTATCTGTGCAagattctgaaaagttacttctaGATCCGCGCACTGGTCTACGAAAAAAaacatggggcagaggtcgTTTAGGGCCACGACGGGAGTACCTCAGGACTCCATACTCGGCTCAACgttctggaatataatgtacaacgttGTGTTAACACtgcaactgcccaggggagtcgagatcgtcggctttgcaaaTGACGTTGTGCTATCGATAACCGGCGAGATCCTCAAACAAGTGGAAATGTTGACGACAGAGACAATaagcatcgtggaaacctggatggctgatgtTAAGTTGCAGcaggctcaccacaagacggaggtagtgtTGGTCAGCAACCGGAAAAAAATCCAGCGTATCGTGATCAGCTTCGGTGGACACTCaattccatcgatgcgtgcgttGAGGCAGCTGGGTGTGATAGTCGACGATCGGTTTAATTGCAATAGCCATGTCGACTacgtatgtgagaaggctgcgagggcAACAAAcgtattggcaaggatcatgtcgAACATCTGAGGAGAAAGATGCAGCACGAGatgtctcctggcgggtgtctaaTCCTCAATACTTAGATATGGAGTACCAGCCTGGGCAGCtgcactgaactcaaagcggaaccggacgacaAGCACGTTTTGCCTAATAACTGTGTTGGGTTAAAAAGCACGTTATTGAGTTTGACTATACAGGACGGATCCCTAAGTGTCACTTGTTTCGGTTGTTCGGTGAGGCTGTTTTCCTTTCACTGTCGGAATAGTAAAATCTTTGTAGTAACAACGTTGGAGAGGAATCGTAATCGTATCGTAATTGGGATCACTACTGTAGGATAACACTTCAATCGTATCGTAATAACTACTGTCGGATAACACTTCACTTTTCGCACTTGATCTTTTGCCAGATCGgaatttcaaataaaactgtTTCCATTAACCGAAGTCGATTTCTTATATAGCGCTCAAAAATGTTGCACGACAAAAATTTGAACATTCTTGAATATTCCACAAAACTGGCGTCACTGCAACTCACGCGGTCATCATTCAGTGCGtgtgatgatgttgatgatggTAATGACGTCGGGTGCTCATCGGTAGCAACGGTGCGCTTGTTTATTCTCGCTGTCTCGTAATCTTTCGCTCTCTCTCATTCACTCGGTCAGCAGCGCTATGGCTAGCGGGGATTGGAAATgttattttgtttctttttggcgtggcatgCGTGTCGTTCACATGGCTAGTGGGCGGAAGGGTGAATCGAATGAGCATGGATGCTAGTTTTCATCTTGCGGACGCAACAAACTGCttgtgtcgcgagtgcgtacagaacgatattgtcggaggcggtatgcatcattgccgggatgattcccatctgcatcactctggctaaAGACAAGGAAGCGATGGAATACACGGAATACAAAGAGACTCGTCAAAGCAGACttgttggctaaatggcagaaAGAAatggacaacgcggagaaaggaaggtggactcaACGACTCATCCCAAACGAGTCGGTGTGGGTGCGTAGGAAGCATGGCGAGTTGAACTTGCATTTGACGCATTTTTTGTCCGAGCACGGATGCTTCCAGAAATACGTGCATcgatttggacatgcttcgtcacccctttgccggGAGCGCGTGAGCGTGCATGAGACATCGgaacatgtggtcttcgaataccCTAGATTCGAAGATGTTCGGAGAGATATCGTCGAAAAGTTGTGCCGCGACAAGCATATCTGggatgctgtcaacagagtgattACGAGTAAACTttccgagctgcagagaaagCGGCGAAGAGTCCAACAATGTAACGCCGTCGGCTAGAAAGCCGCTGTTAAACCATAAATCAGTTTTCGGGAAAAATtccaccgccggggaactctccgtcggtgtagactaggtccaccgccggggaccagttgagtagtacgtgtcgtagcaccgggttcgggtcaTTGAGGCGCTAGTGAACTGTAACGCGTGAGTAGGCTTGGTCCACCAatggggactagatcgagtagatcgggacgaagcgaggagctaaatggctcacggaaacgaagcCATGGGCTATCCGACTATATCGTGACGAGAAtgagagctaattggctcacgaaactgACACCGATACCGAGAGAATTTCCGCTGCCGAGGAACTACCAGTCGGAGTAAGGTAGTTCACCGCCAGATAATATCCGAGAAGAtttcgataaagctgggagctaaatggctcaaggaagcgagTATCGCTGTTGGGAGAAATGccttcgtcggggaactattGGTCAGAATAGGGTGAGTTTACCTTCGGGGTCTATCCGAGTAGATTGTGATAAGGCTCATGGAATCAGCAACTAAACGGCTCACGCGGACGAGTGCTAATTGGCGACGTATAGCCGTAGAAGACAAGAGTCGAgaattaaatcaaagctcaGAGATCGAGCCATTGCATGAAGCGAGGTTACGAGATAAAGCAGGAAAGATGCGACGAAAGTACAAAGAGCCCCCACAACCCTcgacgaagtaataccttgattTAGCGCCGCGGGGAAGAATGATGAAAAAAGAGTATGGAGTGTTCGTAGTCGTGAGTTCCACTCAGTGCCAATACGCTACagaccaggcttttgaagcATACAAAGCCTTACTATAGAAACACGTGGATAGCTAAGCTGCCGAGTTGGAGCCCAGCGCCGAACAGATTACTAACTTATACACATTGATAGGCTTGTCCTCAACATCCCTCTTAATAGAGGTGGTACAGATTAAACTTGTTCGGTGGTCTTCGAGTTCGTGAAAAACGTCTGggaagcagagttaaaaataatcgaagcttttttgacggctgaaaacgaatctgttgcgactcgcggtgaatagaaaaaatattcattcaactatccatcttattcattcagttgaatatcgtacaatatattcattaccaattactaggaaaatgtttttaaatgcctataaagcatatgaaacaataatCACCATCGCCAACATTGTGCCAGGgcttactttgatgcgtttgattcgttgctgcacggtcgcttcgtgtaataatcggagccgaatgaaaatctgcttggatgaatgggtggtttgttcgtttgacgttttcagctgcgtcactgaatattgaaaatgaatgtggcg carries:
- the LOC131688199 gene encoding heterochromatin protein 1-like — encoded protein: MSACNEYVVEQIIDKRVRRGKAQYLIKWKDCDPSENTWEPEDNLNCGDLLELFQQEQLKKPPKKTTSRRKGPVLSTDQNANLGTIENVEKNPGNSADGVAKQTKKRRDKKEQRTSAVAETPMEVDSSNRDGFAKGFVADSILGITMENGQLFFLIKWIGVDEVEMVPSKVARLHIPTKVIDFYEDRIIWNSKEGS
- the LOC131691258 gene encoding iron-sulfur clusters transporter ABCB7, mitochondrial isoform X2, with translation MGSLLQLVSKQSTGINRILLENLRKSLTYHSVTGCGPSCLSNRNLFTRPKTYQHRDEVHQGVRRKLLANGMQQLFPPTLCASTKADPKTTALGTNVLGGIFQKKRRKGHHPASGENIGSYDGPEITATDMIRAMAMYIWPKDDALVRKRVLISLGLLGGAKVLNVCVPFMFKMGVDNLSTLSMDTVPQAAASMTIAVLLGYGIARAGAAGFNELRNAVFARVAQHSIRKIATNVFLHLHNLDLQFHLSKQTGALSKTIDRGSRGINFVLTAMVFNVVPTFFELALVSSILGLKCGLAYAGLSMGCVGVYSAYTLVVTQWRTKFRVYMNQAENEAGNKAVDSLINYETVKYFNNELYEAQRYDDVLKKYEAASLKTSTSLAWLNFGQNAIFSVALSAIMVMAANEIAQGSMTVGDLVMVNGLLFQLSIPLGFLGSVYREVRQALLDMRTMFTLMGVESAIQTKENAPPLQVQRETASIEFKDVCFKYKHSNPIFDNLSFSIAAGKKIAIVGGSGSGKSSMVRLLYRFFEPNSGQILINGQDIREVDLLSLRKSIAIVPQDSVLFHDTIRHNIHYGDLTKSREEMEHAARMADLHDSIQSWPKQYETQVGERGLKLSGGEKQRVAIARAILKNSPILIFDEATSSLDSITEHNILKALARATEHRTSICIAHRLSTVMDADEILVLENGRIAQRGTHEELLRNEGLYTKLWDTQNRLYNISNNVTKK
- the LOC131691258 gene encoding iron-sulfur clusters transporter ABCB7, mitochondrial isoform X1 gives rise to the protein MGSLLQLVSKQSTGINRILLENLRKSLTYHSVTGCGPSCLSNRNLFTRPKTYQHRDEVHQGVRRKLLANGMQQLFPPTLCASTKADPKTTALGTNVLGGIFQKKRRKGPHSCPLVPLATAFHCSAVNSFRGAGPLPAGVQALSPQNEQQKRQQQQQQQHHRQKTFQVPFGSPQKQTIRPCFHLGHHPASGENIGSYDGPEITATDMIRAMAMYIWPKDDALVRKRVLISLGLLGGAKVLNVCVPFMFKMGVDNLSTLSMDTVPQAAASMTIAVLLGYGIARAGAAGFNELRNAVFARVAQHSIRKIATNVFLHLHNLDLQFHLSKQTGALSKTIDRGSRGINFVLTAMVFNVVPTFFELALVSSILGLKCGLAYAGLSMGCVGVYSAYTLVVTQWRTKFRVYMNQAENEAGNKAVDSLINYETVKYFNNELYEAQRYDDVLKKYEAASLKTSTSLAWLNFGQNAIFSVALSAIMVMAANEIAQGSMTVGDLVMVNGLLFQLSIPLGFLGSVYREVRQALLDMRTMFTLMGVESAIQTKENAPPLQVQRETASIEFKDVCFKYKHSNPIFDNLSFSIAAGKKIAIVGGSGSGKSSMVRLLYRFFEPNSGQILINGQDIREVDLLSLRKSIAIVPQDSVLFHDTIRHNIHYGDLTKSREEMEHAARMADLHDSIQSWPKQYETQVGERGLKLSGGEKQRVAIARAILKNSPILIFDEATSSLDSITEHNILKALARATEHRTSICIAHRLSTVMDADEILVLENGRIAQRGTHEELLRNEGLYTKLWDTQNRLYNISNNVTKK